The following are encoded in a window of Herpetosiphonaceae bacterium genomic DNA:
- a CDS encoding VanW family protein codes for MSHRTYRTLLLALALLLAAGTFGSVVPRAAAAPASPADSGPFRYFKETGHNIGTRIKAFYEQNGGIPIFGLPLTEVVREGNLEVQYFERARFELHPEFEPAFYVSITQLGRSLIEGRTEPAFAPQLAENDANTTYFPQTGHSIRFGFRAFWLKNGGLPIFGYPLSEEFTEVSPDDGKEYTVQYFERIKLEYHPEDPQSQIKLSRLGAQALDRSGLPESVRRPVPAISLLSTATTGYFGSIAERVNNIARGAARMNGLIIAPGATFSFNNALGSAGTEDGFVEGYAIVNGQLEKVTGGGICQISTTMYRAVFNAGLDIVDRRPHSYVINFYENIDGFDATVFAPYVDFKWRNDTGGPIYMMAATNPKAATVTFWLYGFNDGRKTQMVGPFSKNVKRQGIANWQYDPSLKRGQVIQLVHGRPGKDVEMQRIVTAANGKILHKDNLSSKYRPWEDFYAYGPGVTPPKGVNIIPAKTKAKAPSR; via the coding sequence GTGTCCCACCGTACTTACCGCACGCTGCTCCTTGCGCTAGCCCTGCTGCTGGCTGCGGGAACGTTCGGCAGCGTTGTTCCTCGCGCTGCCGCCGCGCCAGCTTCGCCAGCCGATTCCGGCCCGTTCCGCTACTTCAAGGAAACCGGCCACAACATCGGCACCCGCATCAAGGCGTTCTACGAACAGAACGGCGGCATTCCAATCTTTGGCCTGCCGCTGACCGAGGTCGTCCGCGAGGGCAACCTCGAAGTGCAGTATTTCGAGCGCGCCCGCTTTGAGCTGCATCCTGAGTTCGAGCCAGCCTTCTATGTGTCGATCACGCAGCTTGGTCGGTCGCTGATCGAGGGCCGCACCGAGCCAGCGTTTGCGCCGCAGCTCGCCGAGAACGACGCGAACACGACCTACTTCCCGCAGACCGGCCACAGCATCCGCTTTGGCTTCCGCGCCTTCTGGCTCAAAAACGGCGGCCTGCCGATCTTCGGCTATCCGCTGTCCGAGGAGTTCACGGAGGTCAGCCCCGACGACGGTAAAGAATATACCGTGCAGTACTTCGAGCGGATCAAGCTTGAGTATCATCCCGAAGATCCGCAGAGCCAGATCAAGCTTTCCCGGCTGGGCGCGCAGGCGCTCGATCGCTCAGGGCTGCCCGAGTCGGTGCGGCGTCCCGTTCCGGCGATCTCGCTGCTGAGCACGGCGACCACCGGCTACTTCGGCTCGATCGCGGAGCGCGTCAACAACATCGCGCGCGGCGCTGCCCGCATGAACGGGCTGATCATCGCGCCGGGCGCGACCTTCTCGTTCAACAACGCGCTCGGCTCAGCGGGCACGGAGGACGGCTTTGTCGAGGGCTATGCGATCGTCAACGGCCAGCTCGAAAAAGTGACCGGCGGCGGTATCTGCCAGATCTCGACCACGATGTACCGCGCGGTGTTCAACGCGGGCCTCGATATTGTCGATCGGCGGCCACACTCGTATGTGATCAACTTCTACGAGAACATCGACGGCTTCGACGCGACGGTCTTCGCGCCCTACGTCGATTTCAAGTGGCGCAACGACACGGGCGGCCCGATCTACATGATGGCCGCGACCAATCCCAAGGCTGCGACCGTGACCTTCTGGTTGTACGGCTTCAACGATGGGCGCAAAACCCAGATGGTCGGACCATTCTCGAAGAACGTCAAGAGGCAGGGCATCGCCAACTGGCAGTACGATCCGTCGCTCAAGCGCGGCCAGGTGATCCAGCTTGTCCACGGACGGCCCGGCAAGGATGTTGAGATGCAGCGCATCGTGACGGCGGCGAACGGCAAGATCCTGCACAAGGATAACCTGTCGAGCAAGTATCGCCCGTGGGAAGACTTCTATGCCTACGGTCCCGGCGTAACGCCTCCCAAGGGCGTGAACATCATTCCGGCCAAGACCAAGGCGAAAGCGCCGTCGCGGTAG
- the eno gene encoding phosphopyruvate hydratase produces the protein MSMIAEVIGREVLDSRGNPTVEVDVRLDDGSIGRAVVPSGASTGAHEAVELRDGDKSRYGGKGTLKAVENVNRTIAEELIGLNALDQVGIDKILIDLDGSNNKGKLGANAILGVSLAVAKAAAASLDIPLYRYLGGVFGHTLPVPMMNILNGGKHADNSADFQEFMVMPVGASSFAEGLRWGTEIYAALKGVLHDRKLSTTVGDEGGFAPSLPTNEAPLEVIMEAIQKAGYRPGEQIMLAMDPAVTELYENGSYNLAREGRTLSGEEMVDYWVKLVEKYPIISIEDALAEDDWQHWNMLRERIGDRVQLVGDDLFVTNVERLRRGITERTANSILIKLNQIGSLTETLDAISTAQRAGFTAIISHRSGETEDVTIADLVVATNAGQIKTGAPARTDRVAKYNQLLRIEEELGDAAKYAGMSAFYNVRRG, from the coding sequence ATGTCAATGATTGCAGAGGTCATCGGACGTGAGGTGCTGGATAGCCGTGGCAATCCCACGGTCGAGGTCGATGTGCGCCTGGACGACGGCTCGATCGGAAGGGCGGTCGTTCCGTCCGGCGCGTCCACGGGCGCGCACGAGGCGGTAGAGCTGCGCGACGGCGATAAAAGTCGCTACGGCGGCAAGGGCACGCTGAAAGCGGTCGAGAACGTCAACCGCACGATCGCCGAGGAGCTGATCGGGCTGAACGCGCTCGATCAGGTCGGCATCGACAAGATCCTGATCGATCTGGACGGCTCGAACAACAAGGGTAAGCTCGGCGCGAACGCGATCCTGGGCGTGTCGCTGGCGGTGGCGAAGGCGGCGGCGGCCTCGCTGGATATTCCGCTCTACCGCTACCTGGGCGGCGTCTTCGGCCATACGCTGCCGGTGCCGATGATGAATATCTTGAACGGCGGCAAGCACGCCGATAATAGCGCCGATTTTCAGGAGTTTATGGTCATGCCGGTCGGGGCATCCTCGTTTGCCGAGGGGCTGCGCTGGGGCACCGAGATCTACGCCGCGCTCAAGGGCGTGCTCCACGACCGCAAGCTCTCGACGACGGTCGGCGATGAGGGCGGATTCGCGCCGTCGCTGCCCACGAACGAGGCACCGCTTGAGGTGATCATGGAGGCGATCCAGAAGGCTGGCTACCGGCCCGGCGAGCAGATCATGCTGGCGATGGACCCGGCTGTCACCGAGCTGTACGAGAACGGCTCGTACAACCTGGCGCGCGAGGGCCGCACCCTCTCCGGCGAGGAGATGGTCGACTACTGGGTCAAGCTGGTCGAGAAGTATCCGATCATCTCGATCGAGGACGCACTGGCCGAGGACGACTGGCAGCACTGGAATATGCTGCGCGAGCGCATCGGCGACCGCGTGCAGCTTGTCGGTGATGACCTGTTTGTGACGAACGTGGAGCGCCTGCGGCGCGGCATTACCGAGCGCACCGCTAACTCGATTCTGATCAAGCTGAATCAGATCGGCTCGCTGACGGAGACGCTCGACGCGATCTCGACGGCGCAGCGCGCGGGCTTTACCGCGATCATCTCGCATCGCTCAGGCGAGACTGAGGATGTGACGATCGCCGATCTGGTGGTGGCGACCAACGCAGGCCAGATCAAGACTGGCGCTCCCGCCCGCACCGACCGCGTGGCGAAGTACAATCAACTGCTGCGCATCGAGGAGGAGCTGGGCGATGCCGCGAAGTACGCCGGGATGAGCGCGTTCTACAACGTGCGCCGTGGCTAG